One Ornithorhynchus anatinus isolate Pmale09 chromosome 2, mOrnAna1.pri.v4, whole genome shotgun sequence DNA segment encodes these proteins:
- the LOC100085853 gene encoding vascular non-inflammatory molecule 2 isoform X1 — protein MIHVHICVAAVALCALGGRAMDSFVAAVYEHVVTLPDPALQPVSPQDALVLMNKNMDVLEEAIKSAAKQGAHIIVTPEDAIYGWIFTRETIYPYLEDIPDPQVNWIPCAEPHRFGRTPVQERLSCLAKNHSIYVVANIGDKKPCNATDSRCSGDGRYQYNTNVVFDAEGKLVARYHKYNLYGESQFDVPPRPELVAFNTTFGKLGVFTCFDILFHDPAVSVVRDLHVDTVLFPTAWMNVLPFLTAIEFHSAWAMGMGVNLLVANTHNTTQRMTGSGIYAPESPKVYHYNMKTENGKLLISELASHPRLSPTYPAAVNWSTYATSIKPFLSEKPAFPGNVSRDKFTFAELTRHAGNVSVCQKDLCCHLSYRMAEKQKDEVYVLGAFDGLHGSRTKYYWEVCTLLKCNTTDLKTCGKPAETALTRFEMFSLSGTFGTQFVFPEVLLSEIQLAPGEFQVLRDGRLVNHNGISKPILTVTLFGRRYEKDQSRTSKGFITTALIYLQGLSLVTIIVTQYLSASCD, from the exons ATGATCCATGTCCACATTTGTGTGGCTGCGGTTGCCCTCTGCGCGCTGGGAGGCCGGGCCATGGACAGCTTTGTGGCGGCCGTGTATGAGCATGTGGTGACTCTGCCTGATCCCGCTCTACAGCCCGTTTCTCCTCAGGATGCCTTGGTGTTGATGAACAAGAACATGGATGTTTTGGAGGAAGCAATTAAATCTGCTGCCAAACAG GGGGCACACATCATTGTGACTCCAGAAGATGCCATTTATGGCTGGATCTTCACAAGGGAAACAATCTATCCCTACCTGGAGGATATTCCGGACCCTCAGGTGAACTGGATTCCCTGCGCTGAACCTCACAG ATTTGGCCGTACCCCAGTGCAGGAACGGCTGAGCTGCCTCGCCAAGAACCACTCCATCTACGTGGTGGCCAACATCGGAGACAAGAAGCCGTGTAACGCCACTGACTCCCGGTGCTCCGGGGATGGCCGATACCAGTACAACACCAACGTGGTcttcgatgcagaagggaagctgGTGGCACGTTACCACAAG TACAACCTTTATGGTGAGTCCCAGTTTGATGTCCCCCCGAGACCGGAGCTGGTTGCTTTCAACACGACCTTTGGGAAATTGGGTGTTTTCACCTGCTTTGACATCCTCTTCCATGACCCTGCTGTTTCCGTGGTGAGAGACCTGCACGTGGACACCGTCCTGTTCCCGACCGCATGGATGAATGTCCTGCCATTTCTGACCGCTATCGAGTTCCACTCCGCTTGGGCGATGGGAATGGGGGTGAATCTTCTCGTGGCCAACACACACAATACCACTCAGCGGATGACGG GCAGCGGTATCTACGCCCCGGAGTCTCCCAAGGTCTATCATTACAACATGAAAACGGAGAATGGAAAACTCCTCATTTCAGAACTGGCCTcccatccccgcctctcccccacctACCCAGCGGCCGTGAATTGGAGCACATACGCCACGAGCATCAAACCTTTCTTATCGGAGAAGCCGGCTTTCCCTGGGAACGTCTCCCGGGACAAGTTCACCTTTGCTGAGCTCACCAGACATGCTGGAAATGTTTCCGTTTGCCAGAAAGATCTCTGCTGCCATTTAAGCTACAGGATGGCAGAGAAGCAAAAGGATGAAGTCTATGTCCTGGGGGCTTTTGATGGACTTCATGGTAGTAGAACAAAATATTATTGGGAG GTCTGCACCCTGTTGAAGTGTAACACCACCGACTTGAAAACATGTGGGAAACCTGCAGAAACTGCCCTCACCAGGTTTGAAATGTTCTCCCTCAGTGGCACATTTGGGACTCAGTTTGTCTTCCCAGAGGTATTGCTGAGCGAGATCCAGCTCGCCCCCGGAGAGTTCCAG GTGTTAAGGGACGGGCGTTTGGTAAATCATAATGGCATCTCTAAACCCATTTTGACGGTGACGCTGTTTGGGAGGCGATATGAGAAGGATCAATCACGTACTTCAAAAGGATTCATCACCACTGCTCTGATTTATCTCCAGGGCCTGTCACTAGTAACGATAATAGTGACTCAATACCTGTCAGCATCCTGTGATTGA